The sequence TTTCGTTTTGTACTTGGGTTTGCAGCGATACTTTCGATTGGGTTTATTATTATTCTCATAGTAGAATATTTTTATTAGTGGTAAAAAAAGAATCCCGCGGTGCGCTAGCGCACCGCGGGATATAGGAGTCGTTATAGCATATATACTTAATCAATATAATATTGACGAGGTTAGTACTCTAGTGTACATTAGTGCCATACGGACTGGAGAGTGTAGGCATCCCAATGAAAAAAGGAAAAATGGGAATAAGCTCCTACTTAAGTCGATGTCGCTTCCTGATTTAAGGTAGCGTTCTCCAGCCCTTTATGGGCCTTTTTTGTTACTAAAAAGCTAGCAAGCTATAAACTAAAAGCTAACATATGGCACTTACAAAAGAGAAAAAAATAGAAATAGTAGGAAAACTCAAAGATATTTTCAAGAAATCTCCATCGGTTGTATTTGTAAACTTCCACGGCCTTTCAGTGGCGGACACAGGTGCTATGCGAAGTACGTTTCGAGAGCAAGGAGTAGGATATTTTGTCACAAAAAAGACACTCATCCACCGAGTATTATTGGATTCTGGCGTGAAGGGGAATCTGCCTGTACTTGATGGGGAACTTGCCCTCGTGTATCTCTCCGGCAGTGATGACAACATTGCCCCAGCACGAGGTGTGTACGAATTTGTACAAAAGCATAAGAATAATATCACCATACTCGGTGGAATATTTGATGGGAAATATATAGATCATGTCGAGATGACTTCTATTGCAACAATCCCATCACTTGAGGTGCTTTACGGTCAGTTTGTCAATATTATCAATTCGCCTATTGCTGGACTGGTGATAGCACTCAATGG comes from Patescibacteria group bacterium and encodes:
- a CDS encoding 50S ribosomal protein L10, whose protein sequence is MALTKEKKIEIVGKLKDIFKKSPSVVFVNFHGLSVADTGAMRSTFREQGVGYFVTKKTLIHRVLLDSGVKGNLPVLDGELALVYLSGSDDNIAPARGVYEFVQKHKNNITILGGIFDGKYIDHVEMTSIATIPSLEVLYGQFVNIINSPIAGLVIALNGIAEAKN